A stretch of Streptomyces vietnamensis DNA encodes these proteins:
- a CDS encoding aldehyde dehydrogenase family protein codes for MSSGETTIPQPVNYIADAWSDCETIRGEWNVDPNTREPVHRTVTTGSEDIERALRHAERVYGVGRWDDEARQERADVLERVAALIETRAEDIARTDSLTSGVPIGVTRKVAAFLPARIRATAADLLNIPRVRALAAGGRDVRLYKVPWGPAAILTPWNGPSFIPAAKVVSAVAAGCPVILKPSEHAPGSAQIVVECFVEAGLPSGALQLVHGRGDVGAALSGDPRVKVLSFTGGPAAGRAIARAAAEDFKVLQLELGGNNPALVLDDADVEVAADGIFEGMTKLNGQWCEGPGKVLAHRSLVGPLLEALTERISKVVIGHSLDEGTELGPISNAPHFATLESRIEGLRALGASVHGPARLPELDGFFLSPTVAAGADPAKATAELFGPVVSLHAVDSDEEALRLANAHPSGLDAYVFGGDTERAIEVGSRVLSGEVRVNGAKVADLGDDSAQSFWGPSGIGGHGPAESVRVFCGDRVVGVDSPDLPL; via the coding sequence ATGTCGAGCGGCGAGACGACGATCCCCCAGCCGGTGAACTACATCGCGGACGCCTGGAGCGACTGCGAGACGATCCGGGGCGAATGGAACGTCGACCCCAACACCCGGGAACCGGTGCACCGCACGGTCACGACCGGCTCCGAAGACATCGAACGGGCGCTGCGGCACGCCGAGCGCGTGTACGGCGTCGGCCGGTGGGACGACGAGGCCCGCCAGGAGCGTGCCGACGTGCTCGAACGCGTCGCCGCGCTCATCGAGACCCGGGCCGAGGACATCGCCCGTACGGATTCCCTGACCAGCGGTGTGCCGATCGGCGTCACCCGGAAGGTGGCGGCGTTCCTGCCCGCCAGGATACGGGCGACGGCGGCGGACCTGCTGAACATCCCCCGCGTACGCGCTCTGGCGGCGGGCGGCCGCGATGTCCGCCTCTACAAGGTCCCGTGGGGGCCGGCCGCGATCCTCACCCCGTGGAACGGCCCGAGCTTCATCCCCGCGGCGAAGGTCGTGAGCGCGGTCGCGGCGGGCTGCCCGGTGATCCTGAAGCCGTCGGAGCACGCCCCGGGCAGCGCGCAGATCGTCGTCGAGTGCTTCGTCGAAGCCGGGCTGCCCAGCGGTGCGCTGCAGCTCGTGCACGGCCGGGGCGACGTGGGTGCCGCACTGAGCGGTGACCCGCGCGTCAAGGTGCTGTCGTTCACCGGTGGTCCGGCCGCCGGCCGGGCGATCGCCCGGGCCGCCGCGGAGGACTTCAAGGTCCTCCAGCTGGAGCTCGGCGGCAACAACCCCGCGCTCGTCCTGGACGACGCCGACGTCGAGGTCGCCGCCGACGGGATCTTCGAGGGCATGACCAAGCTGAACGGCCAGTGGTGCGAGGGACCGGGCAAGGTCCTCGCCCACCGGAGCCTGGTGGGGCCGCTGCTCGAAGCGCTGACCGAGCGCATCTCCAAGGTCGTGATCGGTCACTCGCTCGACGAGGGCACCGAGCTCGGCCCGATCTCGAACGCACCGCACTTCGCGACGCTGGAGAGCCGGATCGAAGGACTGCGCGCCCTGGGAGCGAGCGTCCACGGACCGGCCCGGCTGCCCGAGCTCGACGGGTTCTTCCTCTCGCCGACCGTCGCCGCCGGGGCCGACCCGGCGAAGGCCACCGCCGAGCTGTTCGGTCCCGTGGTGTCCCTGCACGCCGTCGACTCCGACGAGGAGGCGCTGCGCCTCGCGAACGCCCACCCCTCGGGACTCGACGCCTATGTGTTCGGCGGCGACACGGAGCGCGCGATCGAGGTCGGCTCGCGCGTGCTGTCCGGCGAGGTGCGGGTCAACGGCGCCAAGGTCGCCGACCTCGGCGACGATTCCGCGCAGAGCTTCTGGGGACCGTCCGGCATCGGCGGGCACGGCCCCGCCGAGTCGGTGCGCGTGTTCTGCGGCGACCGGGTGGTCGGAGTCGACTCGCCGGACCTTCCCTTGTGA
- a CDS encoding TetR/AcrR family transcriptional regulator, translating into MARVPAAERRNDLVNAAIQVIASHGVDGATTRRIAERANAPLATLHYCFQTKELLFAAVFERLTERYREVLIENDVHGDLVTTARAILRGLLNWYLESDSEFASASFELISWAQRQEEHPAVTVYNEAFNVVRSILARAAAGQDVTPETIDQIGYVLGTLTDGFVVNWLTYADQSRAAEQAEVVVDVFDAWLASKLA; encoded by the coding sequence GTGGCACGCGTACCGGCGGCCGAGCGACGCAACGACCTGGTGAACGCCGCCATCCAAGTGATCGCGAGCCACGGCGTCGACGGTGCGACGACCCGCCGTATCGCCGAGCGGGCGAACGCCCCGCTGGCCACGCTGCACTACTGCTTCCAGACCAAGGAGCTGCTGTTCGCGGCCGTCTTCGAGAGGCTGACGGAGCGGTACCGCGAGGTTCTGATCGAGAACGACGTGCACGGCGACCTCGTCACGACCGCGCGTGCGATCCTCCGCGGACTCCTGAACTGGTATCTCGAGTCCGACTCGGAATTCGCGTCCGCGAGCTTCGAGCTGATCAGCTGGGCACAGCGTCAGGAAGAACACCCGGCGGTGACCGTCTACAACGAGGCGTTCAACGTCGTGCGGTCGATCCTCGCGCGAGCCGCCGCCGGCCAGGACGTCACGCCCGAGACGATCGACCAGATCGGCTATGTCCTCGGTACCCTGACGGACGGCTTCGTCGTGAACTGGCTGACGTACGCCGACCAGTCCCGAGCCGCCGAGCAGGCAGAGGTCGTCGTCGACGTGTTCGATGCGTGGCTGGCCTCGAAGCTCGCCTGA
- a CDS encoding glutamine synthetase family protein — MSELTRSAKGVDTPDATNRTVRIEATNHDGSFLGKTLTPKKFASGVDSGFAFADLLFGLDLGNAPAFGFAYPDWRGHLDDVYFRPDMSTLVEWEPGLDAVIGDYWLKDGTPVPLCPRNLTKKMVDRLSSLGFTATVAVEIEATVFEESIHQARARGYRDLTPLGGSAGTAYHLAKSKDWTGYMNAVADRLYAVGIEWEAWSDEDAAGQIEINLAPGDPITVCDAWARTRQIMREVAFDLGHTVTFMAKPTAGYGQASHINLSLQRDGVNAFYAEEGPSEAMRHAVGGLLATIEGNTSIVLPQITSYRRLVDLSGPPVTATWGVSNKTTAIRAVCGHPSYSRLEYRVPGADANLYLALAGVLAGVVAGLERKIEPPEPVSEMAWCMPPGEITRLPDTITKAAAALEADPVLRDLLGADFVDYWVGSRRWEWMQFHTAGGDPFSELSEWESARYFELP, encoded by the coding sequence ATGTCTGAACTCACCCGATCCGCCAAGGGAGTTGACACCCCCGACGCCACGAATCGGACCGTCCGGATCGAGGCGACGAACCACGACGGCTCGTTCCTCGGCAAGACCCTGACGCCGAAGAAGTTCGCCTCGGGCGTGGACTCGGGATTCGCCTTCGCCGACCTCCTGTTCGGCCTCGACCTCGGCAACGCCCCGGCCTTCGGCTTCGCCTATCCCGACTGGCGCGGGCATCTGGACGACGTCTACTTCCGCCCCGACATGTCGACCCTGGTCGAGTGGGAGCCGGGCCTCGACGCCGTGATCGGCGACTACTGGCTGAAGGACGGCACGCCGGTCCCCCTCTGTCCGCGCAACCTGACGAAGAAGATGGTCGACCGGCTCTCCTCGCTCGGCTTCACCGCGACCGTCGCCGTCGAGATCGAGGCGACCGTCTTCGAGGAGTCCATCCACCAGGCGCGCGCACGCGGTTACCGCGACCTGACCCCGCTCGGCGGGAGCGCGGGTACGGCCTACCACCTGGCGAAGTCCAAGGACTGGACCGGCTACATGAACGCCGTCGCCGACCGGCTCTACGCGGTCGGCATCGAGTGGGAGGCGTGGAGCGACGAGGACGCCGCCGGCCAGATCGAGATCAACCTGGCGCCCGGCGACCCGATCACGGTCTGCGACGCCTGGGCGCGGACCCGCCAGATCATGCGCGAGGTCGCGTTCGACCTCGGCCACACGGTCACCTTCATGGCCAAGCCCACCGCGGGCTACGGGCAGGCCTCGCACATCAATCTGTCCCTCCAGCGCGACGGCGTCAACGCGTTCTACGCGGAGGAGGGGCCGTCGGAGGCCATGCGCCATGCCGTGGGCGGTCTGCTCGCGACGATCGAGGGCAACACCTCGATCGTGCTCCCGCAGATCACCTCGTACCGGCGCCTGGTGGACCTCAGCGGCCCGCCGGTCACCGCCACCTGGGGCGTCAGCAACAAGACCACCGCGATCCGGGCGGTGTGCGGGCACCCGTCGTACTCCCGCCTGGAGTACCGGGTCCCCGGCGCCGACGCGAACCTGTACCTCGCGCTCGCCGGCGTGCTGGCCGGCGTGGTCGCGGGCCTGGAGCGCAAGATCGAACCGCCGGAGCCGGTCAGCGAGATGGCGTGGTGCATGCCGCCCGGGGAGATCACCCGGCTGCCGGACACCATCACGAAGGCCGCCGCCGCGCTCGAGGCGGACCCGGTCCTTCGCGACCTCCTCGGTGCCGATTTCGTGGACTACTGGGTCGGATCGCGCCGGTGGGAGTGGATGCAGTTCCACACCGCGGGCGGGGACCCGTTCTCCGAACTCTCCGAGTGGGAGTCCGCCCGATACTTCGAACTGCCGTGA
- a CDS encoding gamma-glutamyl-gamma-aminobutyrate hydrolase family protein yields MSTTGDAPTAARPLIGVTGRRIRLDLIKGADRRYGDRCADSYMSDYAIRIARAGGLPVHLAYETDPEAVCLWLAGVVVTGGQDLHPACWGGDPSVVRDVDPRTNPMVHDVERDGYELALVRAALDRGIPVLAVCRGMQVLNVALGGTLVADLPPGEVRHLSQEAALTDGTDDHVVTFEAGSIVAGLFGERAVTNSWHHQAVDRCGTGLVVTGRTTDGVVEAVELPDAPVLGVQWHPEWMESDDPTMTWIVEESVKRL; encoded by the coding sequence GTGAGCACGACGGGCGACGCGCCGACCGCGGCGCGGCCGCTGATCGGCGTCACCGGCCGCCGGATCCGGCTGGACCTCATCAAGGGTGCGGACCGCCGGTACGGCGACCGCTGCGCCGACAGCTACATGTCCGACTACGCGATCCGGATCGCGCGGGCCGGCGGCCTCCCCGTACACCTCGCGTACGAGACGGATCCGGAGGCGGTCTGCCTCTGGCTGGCAGGCGTCGTCGTCACCGGCGGGCAGGACCTGCATCCGGCGTGCTGGGGAGGAGACCCCTCCGTGGTCCGCGACGTCGACCCGCGGACGAACCCGATGGTCCACGACGTCGAGCGGGACGGGTACGAGCTCGCGCTCGTCCGTGCCGCGCTCGACCGGGGGATCCCGGTGCTCGCCGTGTGCCGGGGCATGCAGGTCCTCAACGTCGCGCTCGGCGGCACGCTCGTCGCCGACCTTCCGCCCGGCGAGGTGCGGCACCTGTCGCAGGAGGCCGCGCTCACCGACGGCACGGACGATCACGTCGTGACCTTCGAGGCCGGCTCGATCGTGGCGGGACTGTTCGGAGAGCGGGCCGTCACCAACTCGTGGCACCACCAGGCCGTCGATCGCTGCGGCACGGGGCTCGTCGTCACGGGCCGGACGACCGACGGCGTGGTCGAGGCGGTGGAACTTCCGGACGCACCGGTTCTGGGAGTCCAGTGGCACCCGGAATGGATGGAGAGCGACGATCCGACGATGACGTGGATCGTCGAGGAATCCGTCAAACGCCTGTGA
- a CDS encoding phytanoyl-CoA dioxygenase family protein — MSNPALARITADTSPEEAVEIILRDGGVIVEGLFDEATVQGLRADLDPVLDAVDTGHDEVFAGNRTRRASGLFAKTEHMVTVALNPLYHRVAELILNKPLNVFFGEEAVPHPAGMHIGGTMAIKIGPGQGAQPLHRDDSVWLWRHPEYRREARVQIMVAVSDFTAENGGTLVIPGSHLWDDHRAPRREEAIPTEMKAGSALIWIGSTYHGGGENTTTDTHRFGLSMGWDLAFLRTEENHFLAYNLEQIRKLPEEIQRALDWSSEHYLGWAEVAGQMSDPMDLLKRDDYTSLDAGLPTTL; from the coding sequence ATGTCGAACCCAGCACTCGCCCGCATCACCGCCGACACGTCCCCCGAAGAGGCGGTCGAGATCATCCTGCGAGACGGCGGGGTGATCGTCGAAGGGCTCTTCGACGAGGCGACGGTCCAGGGCCTCAGGGCCGATCTGGACCCCGTGCTCGACGCGGTGGACACGGGCCACGACGAGGTGTTCGCCGGCAACCGCACCCGCCGGGCGAGCGGCCTGTTCGCGAAGACCGAGCACATGGTCACCGTGGCGCTGAACCCGCTGTACCACCGAGTCGCCGAGCTCATCCTCAACAAGCCACTCAACGTCTTCTTCGGAGAAGAAGCGGTGCCGCACCCCGCGGGAATGCACATCGGCGGCACGATGGCCATCAAGATCGGCCCCGGCCAGGGCGCGCAGCCGCTTCACCGCGACGACTCCGTCTGGCTGTGGCGGCACCCGGAATACCGGCGTGAAGCCCGGGTCCAGATCATGGTCGCGGTCAGCGACTTCACCGCCGAGAACGGCGGAACGCTGGTGATCCCCGGGTCGCACCTCTGGGACGACCACCGGGCGCCCCGGCGCGAGGAGGCGATCCCCACCGAGATGAAGGCGGGTTCCGCGCTCATCTGGATCGGATCGACCTATCACGGCGGCGGCGAGAACACGACCACGGACACCCATCGCTTCGGGCTTTCGATGGGCTGGGACCTCGCCTTCCTGCGGACCGAGGAGAACCACTTCCTCGCGTACAACCTGGAGCAGATCCGGAAGCTCCCGGAAGAGATCCAGCGAGCCCTCGACTGGTCGTCGGAGCACTACCTCGGCTGGGCCGAGGTCGCCGGCCAGATGTCCGACCCCATGGACCTGCTCAAGCGCGACGACTACACCTCCCTCGACGCCGGCCTGCCCACCACGCTCTGA
- a CDS encoding Zn-dependent alcohol dehydrogenase, with translation MIDTEAAVLTAVNEPLEMTTIQVDDPEPDEVRVAVSHVGLCHSDLHYMTGTVPTDLPVVVGHEVAGVVEATGSAVTGLRVGDRVVGALTPSCGRCANCEAGRSTQCQRVAEVRRRPRPAFRLADGKPVERLGDVGAFSRHTLMRENALVKLDDAVPLHVGCLLACCVITGVGAVFRGARVRPGSTVAVIGCGGVGSAIVQGARLAGASAVVAIDLDEARLEAARGYGATHVVNGGAEDVAAEVRKLLGDGVDYAFEAVGSARTAATALSVVRATGTACLVGIAPEGTELKVPASDFFFGEKRLIGSYMGSGQVRQDIVQLARLYQQGRLLLDEMVTQVIPFGEINEGFKAMRSGDVTRVVVDLQA, from the coding sequence GTGATCGACACGGAGGCCGCGGTGCTCACCGCGGTGAACGAACCGCTCGAGATGACCACGATCCAGGTGGACGATCCCGAGCCCGACGAGGTGCGCGTCGCGGTCTCGCACGTGGGCCTGTGCCACAGCGACCTGCACTACATGACCGGCACGGTGCCGACCGACCTGCCGGTGGTGGTGGGTCACGAGGTGGCCGGTGTGGTCGAGGCGACCGGCTCCGCGGTGACCGGACTGCGTGTCGGCGACCGCGTGGTCGGGGCGCTGACGCCGTCGTGCGGCCGGTGCGCCAACTGTGAGGCCGGCCGGTCGACGCAGTGTCAGCGCGTGGCGGAGGTCCGTCGTCGCCCGCGTCCCGCGTTCCGGCTGGCGGACGGCAAGCCGGTCGAGCGGCTCGGCGACGTCGGCGCGTTCTCGCGGCACACCCTCATGCGGGAGAACGCGCTGGTGAAGCTGGACGACGCGGTCCCGCTGCACGTGGGATGTCTCCTGGCGTGCTGTGTCATCACCGGCGTCGGCGCCGTCTTCCGCGGTGCCCGGGTGCGTCCGGGAAGCACGGTGGCGGTGATCGGCTGCGGCGGCGTCGGGTCGGCCATCGTCCAGGGAGCCAGACTGGCGGGGGCCTCGGCCGTCGTCGCGATCGACCTGGACGAGGCGCGGCTCGAGGCCGCGCGCGGCTACGGCGCGACGCACGTCGTGAACGGGGGCGCCGAGGACGTCGCCGCGGAGGTCCGGAAGCTGCTGGGCGACGGGGTCGACTACGCGTTCGAGGCCGTCGGCTCGGCGCGCACCGCGGCCACGGCACTCTCGGTGGTGCGGGCGACCGGCACCGCGTGCCTGGTGGGCATCGCCCCGGAGGGCACCGAGCTCAAGGTGCCCGCGTCGGACTTCTTCTTCGGCGAGAAGCGCCTCATCGGCTCGTACATGGGATCGGGTCAGGTGCGCCAGGACATCGTCCAGCTCGCGCGCCTCTACCAGCAGGGGCGGCTGCTGCTCGACGAGATGGTCACGCAGGTCATCCCGTTCGGCGAGATCAACGAGGGCTTCAAGGCGATGCGCAGCGGTGACGTGACGCGCGTCGTCGTCGATCTCCAGGCCTGA
- a CDS encoding AMP-binding protein: MGADPSVATLTGLLAERARRSPDREFLRFGDESWTFAEIDAWTSRLAHRLIEVDGVQPGDRVAIMLPNIVHWPVVWLSALKAGAVAVPVNSSYKRADLTFLLRDSGARVVFTDHERAGLLKEVADTETDLADLRVVDVAADGSAPFPATAPAVRPTAGTLANLQYTSGTTGFPKACMLTHDYWVRLGWTCAAVTGLGSDDVLLTAQPFSYMDPQWNTALALTIGAPLVVLPRFSASGFFADVRRHRATFFYVLGSMPTLLFKQPPHPDDLDNRLRLVLCSGVPVGIHAQLEERWGAPWREIYGMTETGVDLFASVDDADSVGSGSLGFPVPTKRVRVVDPQGVDLPEGEPGELIVSGRPMMLGYWNRPEDTARVLRDGWLHTGDVVVRRPDGGIQLVGRIKDMVRRGGENIASAEVEAALERDGEVVAAAVVAEPDETFGEEVKAFVQLAAGVPADRTTAARLVDRAGRQLARFKVPRYVEFVTDFPRTPSERVSKLALKARAAAEPGVTFDLGDRRGSAGAPAASSAGVLDVDVVRGVAVLTLRRPEKLNAMDVATRRRLAYLIRKFGSGENVRGIVLTGEGRAFSAGEDLQAPPTSYEEMREAFETFHDITRAVVETRVPVIAAVNGLAVGGASEITLCCDARIGSPAAEYYQPENGRGITISNASSLLLARIVRNHAMRMVLGSPRIGAEEALRIGLLDEIVAPGELVDRAVDLVVEWTPDNNTTALHLALLRPRLDEIEQAFAREDAAARETWESGVFRAGVEGFWTAKGTGK, from the coding sequence ATGGGAGCGGACCCGTCCGTCGCGACGCTGACCGGGTTGCTGGCCGAGCGCGCGCGGCGATCACCCGATCGGGAGTTCCTGCGCTTCGGCGACGAGTCCTGGACCTTCGCCGAGATCGACGCCTGGACCTCCAGGCTGGCGCACCGGCTGATCGAGGTGGACGGCGTCCAACCCGGCGACCGTGTCGCGATCATGCTCCCGAACATCGTGCACTGGCCGGTCGTGTGGCTCTCCGCGCTGAAGGCCGGCGCCGTGGCGGTACCGGTCAACTCCTCGTACAAGCGGGCCGATCTCACCTTCCTCCTGCGGGATTCGGGAGCCCGGGTCGTGTTCACCGATCACGAGCGGGCAGGTCTCCTGAAGGAAGTCGCCGACACCGAGACCGATCTGGCGGACCTGCGCGTCGTCGACGTCGCCGCCGACGGGTCCGCGCCCTTCCCGGCGACCGCTCCGGCGGTGCGCCCCACCGCCGGGACCCTGGCGAACCTGCAGTACACCTCGGGCACCACCGGCTTCCCCAAGGCGTGCATGCTCACCCACGACTACTGGGTGCGGCTGGGCTGGACCTGCGCCGCGGTGACCGGCCTCGGGTCCGACGACGTCCTGCTCACCGCTCAGCCGTTCTCCTACATGGACCCGCAGTGGAACACCGCGCTCGCCCTGACGATCGGGGCCCCGCTGGTCGTGCTGCCCCGGTTCTCCGCGTCGGGCTTCTTCGCCGACGTCCGCCGCCACCGCGCCACCTTCTTCTACGTGCTCGGATCCATGCCGACGCTGCTCTTCAAGCAACCGCCGCACCCCGACGACCTGGACAACCGGCTGCGCCTGGTGCTCTGTTCGGGCGTCCCGGTCGGGATCCACGCGCAGCTGGAGGAGCGCTGGGGCGCGCCGTGGCGGGAGATCTACGGCATGACCGAGACCGGCGTCGACCTGTTCGCCTCCGTCGACGACGCGGACTCCGTGGGGAGCGGGAGCCTGGGGTTTCCGGTGCCGACGAAGCGGGTCCGGGTGGTCGATCCGCAGGGAGTCGATCTGCCCGAGGGCGAGCCCGGTGAGCTGATCGTCTCGGGCAGGCCGATGATGCTCGGCTACTGGAACCGTCCGGAGGACACCGCCCGCGTGCTGCGGGACGGCTGGCTGCACACCGGCGACGTCGTCGTCCGCCGGCCGGACGGGGGCATTCAGCTGGTCGGTCGCATCAAGGACATGGTGCGTCGTGGCGGCGAGAACATCGCGAGCGCCGAGGTCGAGGCCGCTCTCGAACGTGACGGGGAGGTCGTGGCCGCCGCCGTCGTCGCCGAACCCGACGAGACCTTCGGCGAAGAGGTCAAGGCCTTCGTCCAACTCGCCGCCGGGGTGCCGGCCGACCGTACGACCGCCGCGCGGCTCGTCGACCGGGCCGGCCGACAGCTCGCCCGTTTCAAGGTGCCGCGCTATGTCGAGTTCGTCACCGACTTCCCGCGGACGCCGTCCGAGCGCGTGTCCAAGCTGGCGCTCAAGGCCCGCGCCGCGGCCGAGCCCGGCGTCACCTTCGACCTGGGCGACCGGCGCGGCTCTGCGGGCGCGCCCGCCGCATCGTCTGCGGGCGTCCTCGACGTCGACGTCGTACGGGGCGTGGCGGTGCTGACCCTGCGCCGCCCGGAGAAGCTGAACGCCATGGACGTCGCCACGCGACGGCGACTCGCCTACCTCATAAGGAAGTTCGGGTCCGGCGAGAACGTGCGCGGCATCGTGCTCACGGGTGAGGGCCGGGCGTTCTCGGCCGGCGAGGACCTCCAGGCGCCGCCCACCTCGTACGAGGAGATGCGGGAGGCGTTCGAGACCTTCCACGACATCACCCGCGCCGTCGTGGAGACACGGGTCCCCGTCATCGCGGCTGTGAACGGTCTCGCGGTGGGCGGTGCCTCGGAGATCACCCTCTGCTGCGACGCACGGATCGGAAGTCCGGCGGCGGAGTACTACCAGCCGGAGAACGGCCGGGGCATCACGATCTCGAACGCGTCGAGCCTGCTGCTGGCCCGGATCGTCCGGAACCACGCGATGCGCATGGTCCTCGGCTCGCCGCGGATCGGCGCCGAGGAGGCCCTGCGGATCGGCCTCCTGGACGAGATCGTCGCGCCCGGCGAACTCGTCGACCGCGCGGTCGACCTGGTCGTCGAGTGGACGCCGGACAACAACACGACGGCGCTCCACCTGGCGCTCCTGCGGCCGCGGCTCGACGAGATCGAGCAGGCCTTCGCCCGTGAGGACGCCGCCGCGCGGGAGACCTGGGAGAGCGGGGTGTTCAGGGCGGGCGTCGAAGGCTTCTGGACCGCGAAGGGCACCGGCAAGTAG
- a CDS encoding alpha/beta hydrolase: MNEVNPSYWNRLDADARYAAQVIAGTLKKPVRELGAEAARKLLATPPAEQPITPLDRVERLTLPARSGELRARLYHPDDAPPSAGPRPALVYLHGGGFVLGTLDGVDEVCRAIAARSGWAVFSLEYRLAPENPYPAALDDCLDAFAWLRRAASGLGVDPHMIAVGGDSAGGNLAAALCLKLRDLGLARPVSQVLVYPAVDGAFATPSWTEFADAPLLTSADARWFWEQYLGPDHGGAVDHYAAPMRAESLRDLPPALVLTAEVDPLRDDAEAYAERLRRDGVDVTVTRCAGVFHGFFTEVGVFARTDEAISQVARHLRGVAGS, translated from the coding sequence GTGAATGAAGTGAATCCCTCGTACTGGAACCGGCTGGACGCCGATGCGCGGTACGCGGCGCAGGTCATCGCCGGAACCCTCAAGAAGCCCGTACGGGAACTGGGTGCGGAGGCGGCGCGGAAGCTCCTGGCGACCCCGCCGGCGGAGCAGCCGATCACCCCTCTCGACCGGGTCGAACGCCTGACCCTGCCGGCCCGCTCCGGCGAGCTCCGTGCACGCCTCTACCACCCGGACGACGCGCCGCCGTCCGCCGGACCGCGCCCGGCGCTGGTCTATCTGCACGGTGGCGGCTTCGTCCTCGGCACCCTCGACGGAGTGGACGAGGTCTGCCGTGCGATCGCCGCCCGATCCGGGTGGGCGGTGTTCTCCCTGGAGTACCGACTCGCGCCGGAGAATCCCTATCCGGCCGCGCTCGACGACTGTCTCGACGCGTTCGCCTGGTTGCGCCGAGCGGCTTCCGGGCTCGGCGTCGATCCGCACATGATCGCTGTCGGGGGAGATTCCGCCGGCGGCAACCTCGCTGCCGCGCTGTGCCTCAAGCTCCGGGACCTCGGGCTCGCCCGCCCCGTGTCCCAGGTGCTCGTCTACCCCGCCGTCGACGGTGCGTTCGCCACCCCGTCCTGGACGGAGTTCGCCGACGCACCCCTGTTGACCAGCGCGGATGCCCGCTGGTTCTGGGAGCAGTACCTCGGCCCGGACCATGGGGGAGCGGTCGATCACTACGCGGCCCCGATGCGTGCCGAATCGCTGCGGGATCTCCCTCCGGCGCTCGTTCTCACCGCCGAGGTCGACCCGCTTCGCGACGACGCCGAGGCGTACGCCGAGAGGCTGCGGCGCGACGGAGTGGACGTCACGGTGACCCGCTGTGCCGGTGTCTTCCACGGCTTCTTCACCGAGGTGGGCGTGTTCGCCAGGACGGACGAGGCGATCTCGCAGGTGGCGCGCCACCTGCGAGGCGTCGCCGGCTCCTGA